The DNA sequence CAAAAAGCGTCCGCTGTTATCGATGGCGAAGCCCCGCGGCTGCCGTTCGGTCTTAACGCTGCTGAGATAAGTCAGATGACCGTTGTTCGGGTCAACTGAGAAGGCGGAAAGGGTACTGCTGGTGCGTTCGGTCGAGTAGAGAAAGCGGCCATCCGGCGTCAGATGAATATCTGCCTGCCAGATGCGGGGCTTCTGAGAAGGCGGCAAATCGTCATCACCGGTCAACGGTCTGGCCTCGCCACGCTGCATCTCTTCTTTCGGCGAGACCGAATTCACCACTTCTGCGGGGGTGGTGGTGCCATTGGCATTCACCGTCAGCCGCGAGATATTGCCCGCCATTTCGGTCAGAATATAGAGGTTGCGTTTACCCTGCTTATCCAGCGCGGGCGCAAAAGCAAAGTGACGCGGGCCGGTTGCCGCCTCGTCCTGAATATTAACGAACGGCGGATCGTTTGGCGTGACCTTGCCCGTTGCCGCGTCAAAGCGGTACTGCAACAGTTGATCGGCGCCCAGCAGGGTAACGTAGAGAAAATGATTGGTAGGATCGACCTGAATAGCATGGGCGCGTTTACCGGTATGCACGACCTGAACCGGCTCGGCCTCGACCAGCCCCTCTTTGTTAATACGGTTGATACTGAACAGATCGCCACCGTAGGAGGCGCTAAGCAGGTAATGTCCCTGCTTATCCAACGACAGATAGGCCATGCTTTCCGGCAGCGGCGTCTGGCCTGCTTTTACCAGCTGTCCATCGGGCTGAATATGAAAGGCCGCCACGCTGTAAGGCTTGCTGCGTACCGAGACATAAAGCATTTTTTTGTCGGGTGACACCACGGAGGACATCGCTTTTGCGCCCGCCGGAAACGTGCCGATCGGCTGTAGCGCGGGTTTGTTTTTATCCAGCTGATAACCGGTAACGGTGCCGCTGTCGGCGTTGGAGACGTAGATCAGGGTTTGTGCCTGCGCGGTTCCGGCCAGCGTCATTAACGACAGAAGGGTGCCAGCATAAAGATTTTTATTCATTGTTATATCCTTATTATTTAACGGTAAGGTGTTACCAGCGGGCAGAAAATACCTCGCAAAGCTCGGCCACCTCATCCTCACCCAACGGCTGAGGCTTAACCGTCGCCTGCATCCACAGCTTTGCCGTTTCTTCCAGCTCCTCTAAGGCAAAGCAGGCGGCGGCAATCGAGTTTCCCCAGATAACCGGGCCAAGCCGCGCGAGCATGACGCCGCGTACCTCAAGCGCCAGCTGAGCAACCCGATCCGCCACCTGTGGCGCACCCGGGCGACAGTATGGGATCAGCGGGATTCTGCCGACTTTCATCACCTGATAAGGGGTAATCGGCGGCAGAATGCTGGCTTCCTGCCAGACACCTTGCAAAGTCAGTCCTACCAGACTGGTAGAGTGAGTATGGACGACCGCCTGCACTTCGGGATTGCGATCGTAAACCTGACGATGCAGCAGCAGCGTTTTTGACGGCTTGTCACCGGCGATCCAGTCACCGTTCAGGCTGACTTTGGCGATACGATCCGGTTCAAGCCGGCCCAGGCAAGCATCCGTTGGCGTAATCAGCCAGCCGTCGGCCAGTCGGGCGCTGATGTTTCCGGCACTACCGACGGTATAGCCGCGATCGAACAGGCTTTT is a window from the Pantoea sp. CCBC3-3-1 genome containing:
- a CDS encoding beta-propeller fold lactonase family protein; protein product: MNKNLYAGTLLSLMTLAGTAQAQTLIYVSNADSGTVTGYQLDKNKPALQPIGTFPAGAKAMSSVVSPDKKMLYVSVRSKPYSVAAFHIQPDGQLVKAGQTPLPESMAYLSLDKQGHYLLSASYGGDLFSINRINKEGLVEAEPVQVVHTGKRAHAIQVDPTNHFLYVTLLGADQLLQYRFDAATGKVTPNDPPFVNIQDEAATGPRHFAFAPALDKQGKRNLYILTEMAGNISRLTVNANGTTTPAEVVNSVSPKEEMQRGEARPLTGDDDLPPSQKPRIWQADIHLTPDGRFLYSTERTSSTLSAFSVDPNNGHLTYLSSVKTERQPRGFAIDNSGRFLIESGQKSTQLSLYTINTSTGALTLAGQYPTDKGANWVTVVEK
- a CDS encoding aldolase; its protein translation is MSELQLREEICLAGKSLFDRGYTVGSAGNISARLADGWLITPTDACLGRLEPDRIAKVSLNGDWIAGDKPSKTLLLHRQVYDRNPEVQAVVHTHSTSLVGLTLQGVWQEASILPPITPYQVMKVGRIPLIPYCRPGAPQVADRVAQLALEVRGVMLARLGPVIWGNSIAAACFALEELEETAKLWMQATVKPQPLGEDEVAELCEVFSARW